A window of the Brachyhypopomus gauderio isolate BG-103 chromosome 14, BGAUD_0.2, whole genome shotgun sequence genome harbors these coding sequences:
- the rin1b gene encoding ras and Rab interactor 2 isoform X1, giving the protein MRNCLQLEDKMDDSLHRSLSVLDRLLLTHSIWLQLSINPDSALCILQRELVGTFLVCKCVSTQRKVLCVRVQESGLCVTQYPIREEDSTFSLQTSALSFPDLCRLVAFYCISRDVLPFPLELPEAIAQATNHTQLENISHLGLEFWSSQTSPGPPNGPAAPSSRRPSKANSPCFINPLFLQPAQPSRAASQKRHRFKRSLRVRLSSESSFCLGSAEGERSDGAPEGLTPGRGASRRASGVGLLRRTPALAPASEEEDEQMLGDTPPAPQPEDSDQAPDESVCLALERRRAPSLAELDSNSSFSSLEEEEAESHIDPALQWPPMARGSRFPVANPASTLRRMSAAFVCVFAPERRVARLVDELSRDRHSALGSSVLEFLEKLRDEMKAPHWGSSVELLQALRRFLTQAKSLLLEAGELEPPIETLVPENEKDLALEKALFGCVLKPLKIQLGQTLHSLHTQDGSLQRFANSLQAYQEGALERLRVRVGVLDARGVDRAKKKLTLMQRSHSPIDKVLLLLQVCKSVYKAMGGQAGQDFSSEDFLPALSYVLVQCNIPQMLLETEYMMELLEPSWLTGEGGYYLTSVYASIWLIQSQPGNSSISGLTNEAQESLREWSRRRGQEAKIQRESQQNQRFVRVLFQNTERSSAQTLHWKAGESVEVLTQTCAGLFGVNDPQHYCLFWRDGGEMRPLPARTQPHELGSHGQRASTLSYLRKDHDFSKMRRLTRGGAVDLEESVCEE; this is encoded by the exons ATGGATGACTCTCTTCACAGGAGTCTGAGTGTTCTGGACCGCCTCCTCCTCACACATTCCATCTGGCTTCAGCTGTCAATCAACCCTGACTCCGCCCTCTGCATCCTGCAAAGAGAATTAGTTGGG ACGTTCCtggtatgtaagtgtgtgtccaCCCAGAGgaaggtgctgtgtgtgagggttcaGGAGAGCGGTTTGTGTGTCACACAATATCCCATCCGTGAGGAAGACTCTa CCTTCTCTCTGCAAACATCAGCCCTCAGCTTTCCTGACCTGTGCAGACTGGTGGCGTTCTACTGCATAAGCAG ggATGTGTTGCCCTTTCCTCTGGAGCTTCCTGAGGCCATTGCTCAAGCCACCAACCACACGCAGCTAGAGAACATTTCTCACCTTGGTTTGG AGTTCTGGAGCTCCCAGACGTCCCCCGGGCCTCCCAACGGACCCGCGGCCCCGTCGTCGCGGCGACCCTCCAAGGCGAACTCGCCCTGCTTCATCAACCCCCTGTTCCTGCAGCCGGCCCAGCCGAGCCGGGCCGCCTCTCAGAAGCGGCACCGCTTCAAGCGCAGCCTGCGCGTGCGTCTGTCCAGCGAGTCGTCCTTCTGCCTGGGCTCGGCGGAGGGCGAGAGGAGCGATGGCGCCCCCGAGGGTCTGACCCCCGGCCGGGGGGCCTCGCGACGGGCCAGCGGTGTCGGCCTGCTCAGGCGCACGCCGGCTCTGGCTCCGGcctccgaggaggaggacgagcaGATGCTGGGCGACACGCctcca GCCCCCCAGCCTGAGGACTCTGATCAGGCCCCAGACGAGAGTGTGTGCCTGGCCCTGGAGCGACGCCGCGCCCCCTCCCTCGCCGAGCTGGACAGCAACAGCTCCTTCAGCAGcctcgaggaggaggaggcggagtcacACATAGACCCCGCCCTGCAGTGGCCGCCCATGGCGCGCGGCTCCCGCTTCCCGGTAGCAAACCCCGCCTCCACGCTGCGGCGCATGAGCGCGGCCTTCGTGTGCGTCTTCGCCCCCGAGCGCCGCGTGGCCCGTCTGGTGGACGAGCTGTCCCGCGACCGCCACTCGGCTCTCGGCTCCTCCGTCCTGGAGTTCCTGGAGAAGCTCCGGGATGAGATGAAGGCCCCACACTGGGGCTCCTccgtggagctgcttcaggCCCTGAGGAGGTTCCTCACCCAGGCCAAGAGCCTCCTGCTGGAGGCTGGAGAACTGGAGCCGCCCATCGAGACTCTGGTGCCGGAGAATGAGAAAG acctgGCGCTGGAGAAGGCTCTCTTTGGGTGCGTGCTCAAACCGCTGAAGATCCAGCTGGGCCAGACGTTGCACTCCCTCCACACCCAGGACGGCTCTCTCCAGAGGTTCGCCAACAGCCTGCAGGCCTACCAGGAGGGGGCGCTGGAGCGTCTGCGTGTGCGCGTGGGCGTTCTGGACGCTCGCGGCGTGGACAGAGCGAAGAAGAAGTTGACGCTCATGCAGCGAAGCCACTCGCCCATAGACAAAGTGCTGCTGCTGCTACAAGTGTGCAAGAGTGTATACAAGGCGATGGGAGGacaagcag GTCAGGATTTCAGCTCTGAGGATTTCCTGCCCGCACTGTCCTATGTGCTTGTACAGTGTAACATCCCACAGATGCTGCTGGAAACTGAGTATATGATGGAGCTGTTGGAGCCGTCATGGTTGACCGGGGAAG GAGGGTATTACTTGACAAGCGTCTATGCCAGCATATGGCTCATCCAGAGTCAGCCTGGGAACTCGTCAATCAGTGGATTAACCAATGAAGCGCAGGAGAGTCTCAGAGAATGGAGCAGAAGGCGGGGTCAAGAAGCCAAGATTCAAAGAGAGAGCCAGCAGAACCAG agaTTTGTACGCGTCCTTTTCCAGAACACAGAGCGGAGTTCAGCCCAGACCCTCCACTGGAAGGCAGGGGAGAGCGTGGAGGTGCTCACCCAGACATGCGCAGGGTTGTTTGGGGTCAACGACCCCCAGCACTACTGCCTGTTCTGGAGGGACGGCGGTGAAATGAGGCCCCTCCCTGCCCGCACGCAGCCCCACGAGCTGGGCTCGCACGGACAGAGAGCCTCCACCCTGTCCTACCTGCGCAAGGATCATGACTTCAGCAAGATGCGCAGGCTGACCAGAGGGGGCGCCGTGGATCTCGAGGAGTCTGTGTGCGAAGAGTGA
- the rin1b gene encoding ras and Rab interactor 2 isoform X2 — MSFETDVNHVFIHVSILAQQILCVSSTQSTHSMHVCRSTCPALTVVCVCELWRSWERNDESFLTFSSGQNLFISSVRLPAFSLQTSALSFPDLCRLVAFYCISRDVLPFPLELPEAIAQATNHTQLENISHLGLEFWSSQTSPGPPNGPAAPSSRRPSKANSPCFINPLFLQPAQPSRAASQKRHRFKRSLRVRLSSESSFCLGSAEGERSDGAPEGLTPGRGASRRASGVGLLRRTPALAPASEEEDEQMLGDTPPAPQPEDSDQAPDESVCLALERRRAPSLAELDSNSSFSSLEEEEAESHIDPALQWPPMARGSRFPVANPASTLRRMSAAFVCVFAPERRVARLVDELSRDRHSALGSSVLEFLEKLRDEMKAPHWGSSVELLQALRRFLTQAKSLLLEAGELEPPIETLVPENEKDLALEKALFGCVLKPLKIQLGQTLHSLHTQDGSLQRFANSLQAYQEGALERLRVRVGVLDARGVDRAKKKLTLMQRSHSPIDKVLLLLQVCKSVYKAMGGQAGQDFSSEDFLPALSYVLVQCNIPQMLLETEYMMELLEPSWLTGEGGYYLTSVYASIWLIQSQPGNSSISGLTNEAQESLREWSRRRGQEAKIQRESQQNQRFVRVLFQNTERSSAQTLHWKAGESVEVLTQTCAGLFGVNDPQHYCLFWRDGGEMRPLPARTQPHELGSHGQRASTLSYLRKDHDFSKMRRLTRGGAVDLEESVCEE, encoded by the exons ATGTCATTTGAGACTGATGTAAATCATGTTTTCATTCATGTTTCCATATTGGCTCAACAAATACT CTGTGTTTCGTCCACTCAAAGCACACACTCCATGCATGTTTGTCGTTCAACATGTCCGGCGCTcactgtcgtgtgtgtgtgtgagctttgGAGGAGTTGGGAGAGAAATGATGAGTCATTTCTGACCTTCAGCAGTGGTCAGAATTTGTTCATCTCGTCTGTGCGCTTGCCAG CCTTCTCTCTGCAAACATCAGCCCTCAGCTTTCCTGACCTGTGCAGACTGGTGGCGTTCTACTGCATAAGCAG ggATGTGTTGCCCTTTCCTCTGGAGCTTCCTGAGGCCATTGCTCAAGCCACCAACCACACGCAGCTAGAGAACATTTCTCACCTTGGTTTGG AGTTCTGGAGCTCCCAGACGTCCCCCGGGCCTCCCAACGGACCCGCGGCCCCGTCGTCGCGGCGACCCTCCAAGGCGAACTCGCCCTGCTTCATCAACCCCCTGTTCCTGCAGCCGGCCCAGCCGAGCCGGGCCGCCTCTCAGAAGCGGCACCGCTTCAAGCGCAGCCTGCGCGTGCGTCTGTCCAGCGAGTCGTCCTTCTGCCTGGGCTCGGCGGAGGGCGAGAGGAGCGATGGCGCCCCCGAGGGTCTGACCCCCGGCCGGGGGGCCTCGCGACGGGCCAGCGGTGTCGGCCTGCTCAGGCGCACGCCGGCTCTGGCTCCGGcctccgaggaggaggacgagcaGATGCTGGGCGACACGCctcca GCCCCCCAGCCTGAGGACTCTGATCAGGCCCCAGACGAGAGTGTGTGCCTGGCCCTGGAGCGACGCCGCGCCCCCTCCCTCGCCGAGCTGGACAGCAACAGCTCCTTCAGCAGcctcgaggaggaggaggcggagtcacACATAGACCCCGCCCTGCAGTGGCCGCCCATGGCGCGCGGCTCCCGCTTCCCGGTAGCAAACCCCGCCTCCACGCTGCGGCGCATGAGCGCGGCCTTCGTGTGCGTCTTCGCCCCCGAGCGCCGCGTGGCCCGTCTGGTGGACGAGCTGTCCCGCGACCGCCACTCGGCTCTCGGCTCCTCCGTCCTGGAGTTCCTGGAGAAGCTCCGGGATGAGATGAAGGCCCCACACTGGGGCTCCTccgtggagctgcttcaggCCCTGAGGAGGTTCCTCACCCAGGCCAAGAGCCTCCTGCTGGAGGCTGGAGAACTGGAGCCGCCCATCGAGACTCTGGTGCCGGAGAATGAGAAAG acctgGCGCTGGAGAAGGCTCTCTTTGGGTGCGTGCTCAAACCGCTGAAGATCCAGCTGGGCCAGACGTTGCACTCCCTCCACACCCAGGACGGCTCTCTCCAGAGGTTCGCCAACAGCCTGCAGGCCTACCAGGAGGGGGCGCTGGAGCGTCTGCGTGTGCGCGTGGGCGTTCTGGACGCTCGCGGCGTGGACAGAGCGAAGAAGAAGTTGACGCTCATGCAGCGAAGCCACTCGCCCATAGACAAAGTGCTGCTGCTGCTACAAGTGTGCAAGAGTGTATACAAGGCGATGGGAGGacaagcag GTCAGGATTTCAGCTCTGAGGATTTCCTGCCCGCACTGTCCTATGTGCTTGTACAGTGTAACATCCCACAGATGCTGCTGGAAACTGAGTATATGATGGAGCTGTTGGAGCCGTCATGGTTGACCGGGGAAG GAGGGTATTACTTGACAAGCGTCTATGCCAGCATATGGCTCATCCAGAGTCAGCCTGGGAACTCGTCAATCAGTGGATTAACCAATGAAGCGCAGGAGAGTCTCAGAGAATGGAGCAGAAGGCGGGGTCAAGAAGCCAAGATTCAAAGAGAGAGCCAGCAGAACCAG agaTTTGTACGCGTCCTTTTCCAGAACACAGAGCGGAGTTCAGCCCAGACCCTCCACTGGAAGGCAGGGGAGAGCGTGGAGGTGCTCACCCAGACATGCGCAGGGTTGTTTGGGGTCAACGACCCCCAGCACTACTGCCTGTTCTGGAGGGACGGCGGTGAAATGAGGCCCCTCCCTGCCCGCACGCAGCCCCACGAGCTGGGCTCGCACGGACAGAGAGCCTCCACCCTGTCCTACCTGCGCAAGGATCATGACTTCAGCAAGATGCGCAGGCTGACCAGAGGGGGCGCCGTGGATCTCGAGGAGTCTGTGTGCGAAGAGTGA
- the rin1b gene encoding ras and Rab interactor 2 isoform X3 translates to MHVCRSTCPALTVVCVCELWRSWERNDESFLTFSSGQNLFISSVRLPAFSLQTSALSFPDLCRLVAFYCISRDVLPFPLELPEAIAQATNHTQLENISHLGLEFWSSQTSPGPPNGPAAPSSRRPSKANSPCFINPLFLQPAQPSRAASQKRHRFKRSLRVRLSSESSFCLGSAEGERSDGAPEGLTPGRGASRRASGVGLLRRTPALAPASEEEDEQMLGDTPPAPQPEDSDQAPDESVCLALERRRAPSLAELDSNSSFSSLEEEEAESHIDPALQWPPMARGSRFPVANPASTLRRMSAAFVCVFAPERRVARLVDELSRDRHSALGSSVLEFLEKLRDEMKAPHWGSSVELLQALRRFLTQAKSLLLEAGELEPPIETLVPENEKDLALEKALFGCVLKPLKIQLGQTLHSLHTQDGSLQRFANSLQAYQEGALERLRVRVGVLDARGVDRAKKKLTLMQRSHSPIDKVLLLLQVCKSVYKAMGGQAGQDFSSEDFLPALSYVLVQCNIPQMLLETEYMMELLEPSWLTGEGGYYLTSVYASIWLIQSQPGNSSISGLTNEAQESLREWSRRRGQEAKIQRESQQNQRFVRVLFQNTERSSAQTLHWKAGESVEVLTQTCAGLFGVNDPQHYCLFWRDGGEMRPLPARTQPHELGSHGQRASTLSYLRKDHDFSKMRRLTRGGAVDLEESVCEE, encoded by the exons ATGCATGTTTGTCGTTCAACATGTCCGGCGCTcactgtcgtgtgtgtgtgtgagctttgGAGGAGTTGGGAGAGAAATGATGAGTCATTTCTGACCTTCAGCAGTGGTCAGAATTTGTTCATCTCGTCTGTGCGCTTGCCAG CCTTCTCTCTGCAAACATCAGCCCTCAGCTTTCCTGACCTGTGCAGACTGGTGGCGTTCTACTGCATAAGCAG ggATGTGTTGCCCTTTCCTCTGGAGCTTCCTGAGGCCATTGCTCAAGCCACCAACCACACGCAGCTAGAGAACATTTCTCACCTTGGTTTGG AGTTCTGGAGCTCCCAGACGTCCCCCGGGCCTCCCAACGGACCCGCGGCCCCGTCGTCGCGGCGACCCTCCAAGGCGAACTCGCCCTGCTTCATCAACCCCCTGTTCCTGCAGCCGGCCCAGCCGAGCCGGGCCGCCTCTCAGAAGCGGCACCGCTTCAAGCGCAGCCTGCGCGTGCGTCTGTCCAGCGAGTCGTCCTTCTGCCTGGGCTCGGCGGAGGGCGAGAGGAGCGATGGCGCCCCCGAGGGTCTGACCCCCGGCCGGGGGGCCTCGCGACGGGCCAGCGGTGTCGGCCTGCTCAGGCGCACGCCGGCTCTGGCTCCGGcctccgaggaggaggacgagcaGATGCTGGGCGACACGCctcca GCCCCCCAGCCTGAGGACTCTGATCAGGCCCCAGACGAGAGTGTGTGCCTGGCCCTGGAGCGACGCCGCGCCCCCTCCCTCGCCGAGCTGGACAGCAACAGCTCCTTCAGCAGcctcgaggaggaggaggcggagtcacACATAGACCCCGCCCTGCAGTGGCCGCCCATGGCGCGCGGCTCCCGCTTCCCGGTAGCAAACCCCGCCTCCACGCTGCGGCGCATGAGCGCGGCCTTCGTGTGCGTCTTCGCCCCCGAGCGCCGCGTGGCCCGTCTGGTGGACGAGCTGTCCCGCGACCGCCACTCGGCTCTCGGCTCCTCCGTCCTGGAGTTCCTGGAGAAGCTCCGGGATGAGATGAAGGCCCCACACTGGGGCTCCTccgtggagctgcttcaggCCCTGAGGAGGTTCCTCACCCAGGCCAAGAGCCTCCTGCTGGAGGCTGGAGAACTGGAGCCGCCCATCGAGACTCTGGTGCCGGAGAATGAGAAAG acctgGCGCTGGAGAAGGCTCTCTTTGGGTGCGTGCTCAAACCGCTGAAGATCCAGCTGGGCCAGACGTTGCACTCCCTCCACACCCAGGACGGCTCTCTCCAGAGGTTCGCCAACAGCCTGCAGGCCTACCAGGAGGGGGCGCTGGAGCGTCTGCGTGTGCGCGTGGGCGTTCTGGACGCTCGCGGCGTGGACAGAGCGAAGAAGAAGTTGACGCTCATGCAGCGAAGCCACTCGCCCATAGACAAAGTGCTGCTGCTGCTACAAGTGTGCAAGAGTGTATACAAGGCGATGGGAGGacaagcag GTCAGGATTTCAGCTCTGAGGATTTCCTGCCCGCACTGTCCTATGTGCTTGTACAGTGTAACATCCCACAGATGCTGCTGGAAACTGAGTATATGATGGAGCTGTTGGAGCCGTCATGGTTGACCGGGGAAG GAGGGTATTACTTGACAAGCGTCTATGCCAGCATATGGCTCATCCAGAGTCAGCCTGGGAACTCGTCAATCAGTGGATTAACCAATGAAGCGCAGGAGAGTCTCAGAGAATGGAGCAGAAGGCGGGGTCAAGAAGCCAAGATTCAAAGAGAGAGCCAGCAGAACCAG agaTTTGTACGCGTCCTTTTCCAGAACACAGAGCGGAGTTCAGCCCAGACCCTCCACTGGAAGGCAGGGGAGAGCGTGGAGGTGCTCACCCAGACATGCGCAGGGTTGTTTGGGGTCAACGACCCCCAGCACTACTGCCTGTTCTGGAGGGACGGCGGTGAAATGAGGCCCCTCCCTGCCCGCACGCAGCCCCACGAGCTGGGCTCGCACGGACAGAGAGCCTCCACCCTGTCCTACCTGCGCAAGGATCATGACTTCAGCAAGATGCGCAGGCTGACCAGAGGGGGCGCCGTGGATCTCGAGGAGTCTGTGTGCGAAGAGTGA
- the LOC143474709 gene encoding actin-related protein 2-B has translation MDSAGRKVVVCDNGTGFVKCGFAGSNFPEHIFPALVGRPVIRSDTKVGNIVIKDLMVGDEASKCRSMLEVSYPMENGMVRNWEDMLHLWDHTFGPERLNISPPDCKVLLTEPPLNPMKNRQKIAEVMFETYKFHGIYIAIQAVLTLYAQGLLTGVVVDSGDGVTHICPVYEGFSLPHLTRRLDIAGRDITRYLIKLLLLRGYAFNHSADFETVRMLKEELCFVGYNIEQEQKLANETTFLVESYMLPDGRTVLVGGERFGAPEALFQPHLINVEGVGVAELLFNTIQAADIDLRADLYKHIVLSGGTTMYPGLPSRLEREIKQLYLERVLQGDTDKLSKFKLRIEDPPRRKHMVFMGGAVLANIMKDKESFWLTRAEYEERGLKVLDKLGGGTK, from the exons ATGGATAGCGCAGGGAGAAAAGTTGTCGTCTGTGACAATGGTACCGGG TTTGTCAAGTGTGGTTTCGCAGGCTCCAATTTCCCAGAACACATCTTCCCAGCGCTTGTGGGCCGCCCCGTCATCCGCTCGGACACTAAAGTTGGGAATATTGTGATCAAG GACCTGATGGTGGGGGACGAGGCAAGCAAATGCCGCTCCATGTTGGAGGTCTCCTACCCCATGGAGAACGGGATGGTGCGGAACTGGGAGGACATGCTCCACCTGTGGGACCACACCTTCGGACCAGAGCGCCTGAACATCAGCCCGCCTGACTGCAAGGTTCTGCTGACTGAGCCACCCCTGAACCCCATGAAGAACCGGCAGAAGATCGCCGAGGTCATGTTCGAGACCTACAAGTTCCACGGCATCTATATCGCCATTCAAGCTGTGCTGACCCTCTATGCTCAGG GTCTCCTCACGGGTGTGGTGGTGGACTCGGGTGATGGAGTGACCCACATCTGCCCGGTATACGAGGgcttctctctcccccatctcaCTCGTCGACTGGACATCGCAGGACGTGACATCACACGCTACCTCATCAAG CTCCTGCTTCTCCGAGGCTACGCCTTCAACCACTCCGCCGACTTTGAGACCGTGCGCATGCTGAAGGAGGAACTGTGCTTCGTGGGTTACAACATCGAACAGGAACAGAAACTGGCCAACGAGACCACCTTCCTGGTGGAGTCCTACATG ctCCCGGATGGGCGCACGGTgctggtgggtggagagaggttcGGGGCGCCGGAGGCTCTTTTCCAGCCGCACCTCATCAACGTGGAGGGCGTGGGGGTGGCGGAGCTGCTCTTCAACACCATCCAGGCGGCCGACATCGATCTCAG GGCTGACTTGTACAAGCACATTGTGCTGTCTGGGGGGACCACTATGTACCCTGGACTGCCCTCCCGcctggagagagagatcaaGCAGCTGTATCTGGAACGGGTGTTGCAAGGAGACACAGACAAGCTCTCG aAGTTTAAGCTGCGCATCGAGGACCCCCCTCGCCGGAAACACATGGTGTTCATGGGCGGGGCTGTGCTCGCCAACATTATGAAAGACAAGGAGTCCTTCTGGCTGACACGAGCAGAATATGAAGAGAGAGGCCTGAAGGTTCTCGACAAGCTTGGAGGAGGAACGAAATGA
- the six7 gene encoding SIX homeobox 7 isoform X1 has translation MFPLSVFTLDQVARVCENLEETGDMERLGRFLWSLPAAVPGSAGEALSRHESVMRARALVAFHGGNFAALYRILQGHRFTRQSHARLQHLWLHAHYREAERLRGRQLGPVEKYRIRKKFPLPRTIWDGEQKTHCFKERTRSLLREWYLQDPYPNPSHKRHLAQATGLTPTQVGNWFKNRRQRDRAASAKNRQDASRPPCGGSPGGSSLEHHPVMEGSSSHQPCSPDSSDFIWGSGGRRPPGATTPHMASSSDSESGL, from the exons ATGTTTCCTTTATCGGTGTTCACTTTGGACCAGGTGGCTCGAGTCTGCGAAAACCTGGAGGAAACGGGAGATATGGAGCGGCTGGGCCGCTTCCTCTGGTCTTTACCGGCGGCTGTTCCAGGATCGGCCGGCGAGGCTCTCAGCCGTCACGAGTCGGTCATGCGCGCTCGAGCCCTCGTCGCGTTCCACGGGGGGAACTTCGCCGCTCTCTACCGGATCCTGCAGGGCCACCGCTTCACGCGCCAGTCCCACGCCAGGCTGCAGCATCTCTGGCTGCACGCGCACTACCGCGAGGCGGAGCGTCTGCGAGGCAGGCAGCTGGGACCCGTGGAGAAGTACAGGATTCGCAAAAAGTTTCCCCTTCCTCGTACTATCTGGGACGGCGAGCAGAAAACACACTGTTTTAAG GAGAGGACGCGCAGTTTACTGCGGGAGTGGTACCTGCAGGACCCGTACCCCAACCCCTCGCACAAGCGTCACCTGGCCCAGGCTACGGGCCTCACGCCTACACAGGTGGGCAACTGGTTCAAAAACAGGCgtcagagagacagagcagcatcagcaaaaaacaG ACAAGACGCATCACGCCCACCCTGTGGTGGGTCCCCAGGGGGCTCTTCCTTAGAACACCACCCAGTCATGGAGGGCTCCTCCTCACACCAGCCCTGCAGCCCAGACAGCAGTGACTTCATCTGGGGTTCAGGAGGCCGGCGGCCCCCCGGTGCCACCACACCCCACATGGCCAGCAGCAGCGACAGCGAGTCTGGGCTCTGA
- the six7 gene encoding SIX homeobox 7 isoform X2: MFPLSVFTLDQVARVCENLEETGDMERLGRFLWSLPAAVPGSAGEALSRHESVMRARALVAFHGGNFAALYRILQGHRFTRQSHARLQHLWLHAHYREAERLRGRQLGPVEKYRIRKKFPLPRTIWDGEQKTHCFKERTRSLLREWYLQDPYPNPSHKRHLAQATGLTPTQTRRITPTLWWVPRGLFLRTPPSHGGLLLTPALQPRQQ, translated from the exons ATGTTTCCTTTATCGGTGTTCACTTTGGACCAGGTGGCTCGAGTCTGCGAAAACCTGGAGGAAACGGGAGATATGGAGCGGCTGGGCCGCTTCCTCTGGTCTTTACCGGCGGCTGTTCCAGGATCGGCCGGCGAGGCTCTCAGCCGTCACGAGTCGGTCATGCGCGCTCGAGCCCTCGTCGCGTTCCACGGGGGGAACTTCGCCGCTCTCTACCGGATCCTGCAGGGCCACCGCTTCACGCGCCAGTCCCACGCCAGGCTGCAGCATCTCTGGCTGCACGCGCACTACCGCGAGGCGGAGCGTCTGCGAGGCAGGCAGCTGGGACCCGTGGAGAAGTACAGGATTCGCAAAAAGTTTCCCCTTCCTCGTACTATCTGGGACGGCGAGCAGAAAACACACTGTTTTAAG GAGAGGACGCGCAGTTTACTGCGGGAGTGGTACCTGCAGGACCCGTACCCCAACCCCTCGCACAAGCGTCACCTGGCCCAGGCTACGGGCCTCACGCCTACACAG ACAAGACGCATCACGCCCACCCTGTGGTGGGTCCCCAGGGGGCTCTTCCTTAGAACACCACCCAGTCATGGAGGGCTCCTCCTCACACCAGCCCTGCAGCCCAGACAGCAGTGA